The region CGGTTGTCGATCTGGAAGCGCTCGGCGAACAGATGATCACTGTGGACTGTGATGTGCTGGATGCCGATGGCGGTACCCGAACCGCGAGTATCACCGGGGCATTTATTGCCTTGGTGGATGCGGTCAGCACGATCGAATTTCCTGATCCGAAGCGTCCTGTTTTTAAGGATAGCCTGGCCGCGGTAAGCGTTGGCATCGTCAATGGTTCGCCGGTGTTGGACTTAGACTATGTAGAAGACTTCGCGGCGACGGTCGACATGAACGTGGTCATGACCGGAAGTGGCAAGTTCATCGAGATCCAGGGAACCGGCGAAGAAGCAACATTCAGCGAGGACGAGCTCGCGAAGCTGCTGAAGCATGCGAAGAGCGGTATCAAGGAATTGACCGCAATGCAGCAGAAAGCGCTTGGCCGCAAATGGCCCATTGCCGGCTAGAACGTTGAGTAAGACTTGCCCTGAAAAGCAGCTGAACGCTTCAGGGCAAGCCTTGAACTCAACGGCACGATGGTGCGTGCCGAGTCACGAGGGACTACAACTCGAACGTTAACGTATCGAGACCTTCTTTGGGGACATCGATGGTCATGCTGCCGTCGGTCGCCTTCTTCGGCAGTCGAATGCCAGACGATTTCTCCTGAACGACTGCATCTTCCGCACCTAGCACAATCCGATTGCGGATACGAACCTGGTGTTGGCCAATCTGAGCTCCTTCGACCCCATCTTCGCCGGTTGTCTTGAGCGTGAACCGGCCCTGTTCGTCAGTCAAGCCCGACGACGCAGGTCCCGATTCTTCTCCTTGGGCCATGGGCAAGAAGCTGACAATCAAGTTAGGTTGAGGTTTTCCCTTGATGGTGACAGTGCCACTGACAGGGGCGAACTCTTCGCTGCTTTGATTACAGCCGATCACCATGGCAACCAGCATGCCTAGCGCGACGGTACGAAGTGAAAGCGTAAGAACCATATTGAATCTTCTCTGTTCCGAGTGAACGAAGCGGTGAGTTTTCCGTTGAGCCTACGTTAGTTGATGCGTTCGACTTCGCCGTTGCCCATGGTGGCTTGGGCGGCGAAAACACGGAGGTCAATCGTTTCCTGGAGGAAGAAAGTCGAAGCGTCCGCTCGCAGGAAGTTCATCCCGCCTGGGTGCTGAGAATGCCAAGCCCGTCGGCAAATGTTGGTGCTGGTGTTGGCCGTGCAGGTGTTGTACTCGTTTCCGAAGATGTACGGATCGAGAATCACATATCCAACCCCATAGCCCCACTTGGAATGGGCCCAGAACGCACCACGGCCGGAGTCATCTTTCGGCTGATGATACTCGCCCACGAGAAGCGTATTGGTAGTTCCATCGGTGACCGAGGCCATGTTCTCGAAGTTCAACTTGTCGCTGTTGTAGTTACCAACGGAGTGCAGGATGCCTTTCCATTTTTGGGTCGACATATCGACTTCTTTGATATGGTCCCAGTTGTACGCTTCGTCTTCGACGTAACCGCTCATCCCTTTGTACGACATCGCATGGGCATCGCGACCAAAACCGGACGACGGCTGGCGAATCGGAGCTGGCATCGGATCGCTGGGGCAGATAAACGCGTCCAAACGCATGACAACTTCATCGGCGTTGTTGGAGTGATCACATGTAACCGTGTGATCGTACGATTCGT is a window of Bremerella sp. TYQ1 DNA encoding:
- the rph gene encoding ribonuclease PH; amino-acid sequence: MARHDGRSASQLRPLKVKRKYTKNAPGSVLIQAGATTVLCTASVESSVPPWLKGSEKGWVTAEYNMLPGSTPTRKSRRVDGRTTEIQRLIGRSLRAVVDLEALGEQMITVDCDVLDADGGTRTASITGAFIALVDAVSTIEFPDPKRPVFKDSLAAVSVGIVNGSPVLDLDYVEDFAATVDMNVVMTGSGKFIEIQGTGEEATFSEDELAKLLKHAKSGIKELTAMQQKALGRKWPIAG
- a CDS encoding DUF1559 domain-containing protein, with the translated sequence MRVVGIAERPRHGFTLVELLVVIAIIGVLIALLLPAVQQAREAARRMQCGNNLKQMGIAIHNYHDTYRNFPPGRVQSGEPFYGNWCIAILPFIEQNALYESYDHTVTCDHSNNADEVVMRLDAFICPSDPMPAPIRQPSSGFGRDAHAMSYKGMSGYVEDEAYNWDHIKEVDMSTQKWKGILHSVGNYNSDKLNFENMASVTDGTTNTLLVGEYHQPKDDSGRGAFWAHSKWGYGVGYVILDPYIFGNEYNTCTANTSTNICRRAWHSQHPGGMNFLRADASTFFLQETIDLRVFAAQATMGNGEVERIN